One Streptomyces drozdowiczii DNA segment encodes these proteins:
- a CDS encoding gas vesicle protein GvpG, which translates to MGLITGLLTLPVAPVRGVVWVAEKLHDAAERELHDPRVLRAQLAVLNQELEAGDITIEEFEREEERLLDRLHAVRAVRVPSDRR; encoded by the coding sequence ATGGGCCTCATCACCGGTCTGCTGACGCTGCCCGTCGCACCCGTGCGCGGGGTGGTGTGGGTGGCCGAGAAGCTGCACGACGCCGCCGAGCGGGAGCTGCACGACCCCCGTGTACTGCGCGCCCAACTGGCCGTACTCAACCAGGAGTTGGAGGCCGGAGACATCACGATCGAGGAATTCGAACGGGAAGAGGAGCGGTTGCTCGACCGGCTGCACGCCGTTCGGGCCGTCCGCGTGCCAAGCGATCGAAGGTGA
- a CDS encoding GvpL/GvpF family gas vesicle protein, whose protein sequence is MTADGVYVYAITRAGTALPDGQGGVGSPPARLRTVRRGRLAAVVSDAPPDLRARRRDLLAHQELLLRLMDEGPVLPMRFGMVAPDQDTVERQLAADEDGHAAALKRLAGCHEINVKALAAEDALADVVAEDGTVRKLREAARRRPGYEASLRLGEAVAAALARRAAEAGRRVLRELTPRARAVAAGPEVQGCALNVSFLVEREAGEAFLAEARRFAGENRGHVELRLAGPLPCYSFVSAEARPVPVGGG, encoded by the coding sequence GTGACAGCCGACGGTGTGTACGTGTACGCGATCACCCGGGCCGGGACCGCGCTCCCGGACGGGCAGGGCGGTGTGGGCAGCCCGCCCGCACGGCTGCGGACCGTCCGGCGGGGCCGGCTCGCCGCGGTCGTCAGCGACGCTCCCCCGGACCTCCGGGCGCGCCGCCGCGATCTGCTGGCCCACCAGGAGCTGCTGCTGCGGCTGATGGACGAGGGGCCCGTGCTGCCGATGCGGTTCGGCATGGTGGCCCCCGACCAGGACACCGTGGAACGGCAGCTGGCCGCCGATGAGGACGGCCATGCGGCGGCCCTGAAGCGGCTCGCCGGCTGCCACGAGATCAACGTGAAGGCGCTCGCCGCCGAGGACGCGCTCGCCGATGTGGTCGCCGAGGACGGCACCGTACGCAAGCTGCGGGAGGCCGCGCGCCGGCGTCCGGGTTACGAGGCCAGTCTGCGGCTGGGCGAGGCGGTGGCCGCCGCCCTCGCGCGGCGGGCCGCCGAGGCGGGGCGGCGGGTGCTCCGGGAGCTGACGCCGAGGGCCAGAGCGGTGGCGGCGGGCCCGGAGGTCCAGGGGTGCGCGCTCAATGTGTCGTTCCTGGTGGAGCGGGAGGCCGGAGAGGCGTTCCTGGCCGAGGCGCGCCGGTTCGCGGGCGAGAACCGCGGCCATGTGGAGCTCCGCCTGGCCGGGCCGCTGCCGTGCTACAGCTTCGTCTCCGCCGAGGCCCGGCCGGTCCCCGTGGGCGGTGGCTGA
- the gvpJ gene encoding gas vesicle protein GvpJ has product MTATTYSDEVVACPPRAGTLYDVLELILDRGMVIDVFIRVSLVGIEILKIDARIVVASVDTYLRFAEACNRLDLERDSGSTTVPELIGGGAAKSIGKRKVRRAAESVGDTVRKAVGGDEEPEEERPRKRRAPARDSESRRRRVEA; this is encoded by the coding sequence ATGACCGCGACCACCTACTCCGACGAAGTCGTCGCCTGCCCGCCGCGCGCCGGCACCCTGTACGACGTCCTGGAGCTGATCCTCGACCGGGGCATGGTGATCGATGTCTTCATCAGGGTCTCCCTGGTCGGCATCGAGATCCTGAAGATAGACGCGCGCATCGTCGTCGCCAGCGTGGACACGTATCTGCGGTTCGCCGAGGCGTGCAACCGGCTGGACCTGGAACGGGACTCCGGCAGCACCACCGTTCCGGAGCTGATCGGCGGGGGCGCCGCCAAGTCCATCGGCAAGCGGAAGGTGCGCAGGGCCGCCGAGTCGGTGGGCGACACCGTGCGCAAGGCGGTCGGCGGCGACGAGGAGCCGGAGGAGGAGCGGCCGAGGAAGCGGCGCGCCCCGGCGCGCGACAGCGAGAGCCGGCGCCGCCGTGTGGAGGCGTGA
- a CDS encoding gas vesicle protein: MADQRRSQAGTTKTATKRRAPSARGPEHAARAAIQSLEGLIDHRAEGVSAVRRTDDGWCVVVDVLEVPRIPDTTSLLASYEVQLDRSGELLEYRRVRRYRRGAADE, from the coding sequence ATGGCAGATCAGCGGCGCTCCCAGGCGGGAACCACGAAAACGGCGACCAAGCGGCGTGCCCCGTCCGCACGGGGCCCCGAACACGCGGCCCGCGCTGCCATCCAGAGCCTGGAGGGTCTCATCGACCACCGCGCGGAGGGCGTGTCCGCCGTCCGGCGCACCGATGACGGCTGGTGCGTTGTCGTGGACGTTCTCGAAGTGCCCCGGATTCCGGACACCACGAGCCTCCTCGCCTCCTACGAGGTGCAGCTCGACCGGTCCGGTGAGCTCCTGGAGTACCGCAGGGTCCGCCGGTACCGCCGGGGCGCCGCCGACGAGTGA
- a CDS encoding TetR/AcrR family transcriptional regulator — MDQAHQAGPLRERLIDAGVDLVMAEGSASLGLREIARRAGVSHGAPRRYFPTHHALLSAIARRGFTELAARFTTATEGSGTPRDQLRSLADAFLDYAAEYGGMFELMFRHDLLDSEAHASDADAPGPRLREATLPLFARLVELVTEDRAQRTEHGTGPSDNSAPPPALTAAALWTNLHGIAVLRANGSLQLAFPGADEEPDPLVTAALDAHLGRADA; from the coding sequence ATGGATCAAGCGCACCAAGCCGGCCCCTTGCGGGAACGCCTGATCGACGCAGGTGTCGACCTCGTCATGGCCGAAGGATCCGCGTCGCTCGGCCTCCGTGAGATCGCCCGACGCGCCGGGGTCTCCCACGGCGCCCCGCGCCGCTACTTCCCGACCCACCACGCCCTGCTCTCCGCCATCGCCCGGCGCGGCTTCACCGAGCTGGCCGCCCGCTTCACGACGGCGACCGAAGGCTCCGGGACACCCCGCGACCAGCTGCGGAGCCTCGCCGACGCCTTCCTGGACTACGCGGCGGAGTACGGCGGCATGTTCGAGCTGATGTTCCGCCACGACCTGCTCGACAGCGAGGCCCATGCGAGTGACGCGGACGCGCCCGGGCCGCGCCTGCGCGAGGCGACCCTCCCGCTGTTCGCGCGCCTCGTCGAGCTCGTCACGGAGGACCGCGCCCAGCGCACGGAGCACGGCACCGGACCCTCGGACAACTCCGCCCCGCCGCCGGCCCTGACCGCGGCCGCCCTCTGGACCAACCTGCACGGCATCGCCGTGCTCCGGGCGAACGGCAGCCTCCAACTGGCCTTCCCCGGCGCGGACGAGGAACCGGACCCGCTCGTCACGGCGGCGCTCGACGCCCACCTCGGCCGGGCGGACGCATGA
- a CDS encoding MFS transporter, with translation MTPTAVRPRAALLASVAGAMIVALDGTVLLVAQPDLRSDLGATVTEVQWTSTAYLLAVAALLVIAGRLGDHYGHRRLLCVGVLGFGAASAGIAFAQGIGPVIALRAAQGVFGALLQPATLALLRLVYPADRLGRAVALRTSAIGLAAAAGPVLGGVLVTHWGWRAVFLINIPAALAIAALTLAVRTPEVPRTADRRFDLTSGALLAAALAALVHTLAGIPDDGWTGARTGLGLLLAVVLGAVLVAYERRSAQPVVPPAVTRSVPVTASMVLLLTTSGGLFGALFTVTFFLQQGLGLDPLTTGLRCLPLTLLMIAGAPVASAALGRFGPRRTAITGQLCVVLAVLGLSRPGSAGETGLVLAVLGAGFTAVMVTATGTVVGDAPPGYAGVVGGLKQTAMNVGPALGIAVAAGLMPLTPSAVADPGHRLLPVTDLALGQALPAVAALAALGLIPASLLPRR, from the coding sequence ATGACCCCCACCGCCGTACGGCCCCGCGCCGCGCTGCTCGCCTCGGTGGCGGGCGCGATGATCGTCGCCCTGGACGGCACCGTGCTGCTCGTCGCCCAGCCGGACCTGCGCAGCGACCTCGGGGCAACCGTCACCGAGGTCCAGTGGACGAGCACCGCCTACCTCCTCGCCGTAGCCGCCCTCCTCGTGATCGCCGGCCGGCTCGGGGACCACTACGGGCACCGGAGGCTGCTCTGCGTCGGGGTGCTCGGTTTCGGCGCCGCTTCGGCCGGGATCGCCTTCGCCCAGGGCATCGGCCCCGTGATCGCCCTGCGCGCCGCCCAAGGGGTGTTCGGCGCGCTCCTGCAACCGGCGACGCTCGCCCTGCTCAGGCTGGTCTACCCGGCCGACCGCCTCGGCCGGGCCGTCGCCCTCCGGACCAGCGCGATCGGGCTGGCCGCCGCGGCCGGTCCGGTGCTCGGGGGAGTCCTCGTCACGCACTGGGGCTGGCGCGCCGTCTTCCTGATCAACATCCCGGCCGCCCTGGCCATCGCCGCCCTCACCCTGGCCGTGCGCACCCCCGAAGTGCCGCGCACCGCGGACCGGCGGTTCGACCTCACCTCCGGCGCCCTCCTCGCCGCCGCGCTCGCCGCCCTCGTCCACACCCTGGCCGGCATCCCCGACGACGGATGGACCGGCGCCCGGACGGGGCTCGGGCTGCTGCTGGCCGTGGTCCTCGGGGCGGTGCTCGTCGCGTACGAACGCCGCAGCGCCCAGCCGGTCGTGCCGCCGGCCGTGACCCGCTCCGTGCCCGTGACGGCCTCGATGGTGCTGCTCCTCACCACCTCCGGCGGCCTGTTCGGCGCGCTGTTCACCGTCACGTTCTTCCTCCAGCAGGGGCTCGGCCTCGATCCGCTCACCACCGGGCTGCGCTGCCTGCCGCTGACCCTGCTCATGATCGCCGGGGCGCCCGTGGCCTCGGCCGCGCTCGGCCGGTTCGGGCCGCGCCGCACCGCGATCACCGGCCAGCTGTGCGTCGTCCTCGCCGTCCTCGGGCTCTCCCGGCCGGGCTCCGCAGGGGAGACCGGCCTCGTCCTCGCGGTGCTGGGGGCGGGCTTCACCGCCGTCATGGTCACCGCCACCGGGACCGTCGTCGGGGACGCCCCGCCCGGTTACGCCGGGGTGGTCGGCGGCCTCAAGCAGACCGCCATGAACGTGGGCCCCGCCCTCGGAATCGCCGTCGCCGCCGGACTGATGCCGCTCACCCCGTCGGCCGTCGCCGACCCGGGGCACCGGCTCCTCCCCGTAACGGATCTCGCCCTGGGCCAGGCGCTGCCCGCGGTGGCGGCGCTCGCCGCGCTGGGGCTGATCCCCGCCTCGCTGCTGCCCCGGCGCTGA
- a CDS encoding lipid II:glycine glycyltransferase FemX gives MDLRLRTISREEHLAYVDSLPSASHMQVPSWGDVKPDWRAESLGWIDGAGRITGTALVLYRPLPKIKRYLAYLPEGPVIDWYDDDLDRWLDPLLEHLKGQGAFTVKMGPPVVARRWDAATVKEAIADPGAHRLGEVPPTEQDPRAHALTDRLRSLGWQRSGGDGEDGFAAGQPRYVFQLPLAGRSPDDLLAGFNQLWRRNVKKAEKAGVKVVQGDYADLDTFYALYTETAERDRFIPRPLAYFQRMWKALTAEHPDRMRLYLAAHDGEVLAAATMLTVGGHVWYSYGASTGRRREVQPNNAIQWQMIRDAHAMGAHVYDFRGTTDTLDESNHLLGLLRFKVGTGGQAAEYVGEWDYPLNKVLHKAFSLYMARR, from the coding sequence ATGGACCTCCGCCTGAGGACGATCAGCCGGGAAGAGCACCTGGCGTACGTCGACAGCCTGCCGTCCGCGAGCCACATGCAGGTCCCGTCCTGGGGCGACGTGAAGCCCGACTGGCGGGCGGAGAGCCTCGGCTGGATCGACGGCGCGGGCCGGATCACCGGCACCGCCCTGGTCCTGTACCGGCCGCTGCCGAAGATCAAGCGGTACCTCGCCTACCTCCCCGAGGGCCCCGTCATCGACTGGTACGACGACGACCTCGACCGGTGGCTGGACCCGCTCCTGGAACACCTCAAGGGGCAGGGCGCGTTCACCGTGAAGATGGGCCCGCCCGTCGTCGCCCGCCGCTGGGACGCGGCCACCGTCAAGGAGGCCATCGCCGACCCCGGCGCCCACCGCCTCGGCGAGGTCCCGCCCACCGAACAGGACCCTCGGGCCCACGCGCTGACGGACCGCCTGCGGAGCCTGGGCTGGCAGCGGTCCGGGGGCGACGGCGAGGACGGATTCGCCGCCGGACAGCCGCGTTACGTGTTCCAGCTCCCCCTCGCCGGCCGCTCGCCCGACGACCTCCTGGCCGGCTTCAACCAGCTGTGGCGGCGCAACGTCAAGAAGGCGGAGAAGGCCGGCGTCAAGGTCGTCCAGGGCGACTACGCCGATCTGGACACCTTCTACGCGCTCTACACCGAGACCGCCGAGCGCGACCGGTTCATCCCCCGCCCCCTGGCGTACTTCCAGCGCATGTGGAAGGCGCTCACCGCCGAACACCCCGACCGGATGCGGCTCTACCTCGCCGCGCACGACGGCGAGGTGCTGGCCGCCGCCACCATGCTCACCGTCGGCGGGCACGTCTGGTACTCGTACGGGGCGTCCACCGGCCGCAGGCGCGAGGTGCAGCCCAACAACGCCATCCAGTGGCAGATGATCCGCGACGCCCACGCCATGGGCGCGCACGTCTACGACTTCCGGGGCACCACCGACACCCTGGACGAGAGCAACCACCTGCTCGGGCTGCTCCGCTTCAAGGTCGGCACCGGCGGCCAGGCCGCCGAGTACGTCGGCGAATGGGACTACCCGCTCAACAAGGTGCTGCACAAGGCGTTCAGCCTCTACATGGCGCGGCGGTAG